In Bosea vestrisii, the following are encoded in one genomic region:
- a CDS encoding metal ABC transporter substrate-binding protein yields MSSRRYFLGLAAATTLAFGLAGSAFAQATPGKPLRVVTTFTVIQDIAQNVAGTAAIVESITKPGAEIHDYQPTPLDVVKAQSADLVLWNGMNLERWFEKFFDNVKNVKSAVVTDGIAPMGIKEGPYEGKPNPHAWMSTASALIYVENIRKALAEADPANAATYARNANDYAAQIKAMDGPLRARLDKVPADKRWLVSSEGAFSYLTRDYGWREAYLWPINADEQGTPQQVRRLIDLVRKNKIPAVFSESTISDKAAKQVARETGARYGGVLYVDSLSDARGAVPTYLKLLEVTVDTIAKGFGQ; encoded by the coding sequence ATGTCGTCGCGCCGCTATTTCCTTGGCCTTGCCGCCGCCACGACACTGGCCTTCGGCCTTGCCGGTTCTGCCTTTGCGCAGGCCACGCCGGGCAAGCCCTTGCGCGTCGTCACCACCTTCACGGTGATCCAGGACATCGCCCAGAACGTCGCCGGCACGGCCGCGATCGTCGAATCGATCACCAAGCCCGGCGCCGAGATCCACGATTACCAGCCGACGCCGCTCGACGTGGTGAAGGCGCAGTCGGCCGATCTCGTCTTGTGGAACGGCATGAACCTCGAGCGCTGGTTCGAGAAGTTCTTCGACAATGTGAAGAACGTGAAGAGCGCGGTGGTGACCGACGGCATCGCGCCGATGGGCATCAAGGAGGGTCCCTATGAGGGCAAGCCCAACCCGCATGCCTGGATGTCGACGGCTAGCGCGCTGATCTATGTCGAGAACATCCGCAAGGCGCTGGCCGAGGCCGACCCGGCCAATGCCGCGACCTATGCCAGGAACGCCAACGACTACGCAGCGCAGATCAAGGCGATGGATGGCCCCCTGCGTGCTCGGCTCGACAAGGTCCCGGCCGACAAGCGCTGGCTCGTTTCCAGCGAAGGCGCCTTCAGCTATCTGACGCGCGACTATGGCTGGCGCGAAGCCTATCTCTGGCCGATCAACGCCGATGAGCAGGGCACGCCGCAGCAGGTGCGCCGGCTGATCGACCTCGTCCGCAAGAACAAGATTCCGGCTGTGTTCAGCGAGAGCACGATCTCGGACAAGGCTGCCAAGCAGGTCGCGCGCGAGACCGGCGCCAGATATGGCGGCGTGCTCTATGTCGACTCGCTCTCGGATGCCCGCGGCGCGGTGCCGACCTATCTCAAGCTGCTCGAAGTCACCGTCGATACGATTGCGAAGGGGTTCGGCCAGTGA
- a CDS encoding Fur family transcriptional regulator has product MKGIDQRVAAFELQLRKAGLRMTQQRRLILRVLAEADDHPDAKGIFTRAFVHDPTLSLSTVYRTMKLLETQGAIERHAFEDGVSRYEHADQQHHDHLIDVETGQVVEFSSPEIEALQAKIAAELGYEIVRHKLELYGRQTKPVRRKPGKKEA; this is encoded by the coding sequence ATGAAGGGAATCGACCAGCGCGTGGCGGCATTCGAGCTCCAGCTCCGCAAGGCGGGGCTGCGCATGACCCAGCAGCGCCGGCTGATCCTGCGGGTCCTGGCCGAGGCCGACGACCACCCCGATGCGAAGGGCATCTTCACGCGTGCCTTCGTGCACGACCCGACGCTGTCGCTCTCGACCGTCTATCGCACGATGAAGCTGCTGGAGACCCAAGGCGCGATCGAGCGCCACGCCTTCGAGGACGGTGTCTCGCGCTACGAGCACGCCGACCAGCAGCACCACGATCATCTGATCGATGTCGAGACCGGCCAGGTCGTCGAGTTCTCCTCGCCGGAGATCGAGGCGCTCCAGGCCAAGATCGCGGCCGAACTCGGCTACGAGATCGTCCGGCACAAGCTGGAACTGTATGGGCGCCAGACCAAGCCGGTGCGGCGCAAGCCCGGCAAGAAGGAAGCGTAA
- the acs gene encoding acetate--CoA ligase, with translation MTEMIYDVPASWAKKAWLNDAKYKKMYAASIKDPDKFWAEQGKRIDWFKPYSKVRNVSYKPGKVSIKWFEDGTTNVAYNCIDRHLATRAKQTAIIWEGDDPSESKKISYGQLYTEVCKFANVLKAKGVKKGDRVTIYLPMIPEAAYAMLACARIGAMHSVVFGGFSPDSLASRIEDSDSKIVITADEGLRGGRAVPLKKNVDAADDKVKGGIATVIVVKRTGGNVTMKDGRDVWYHDEAAKVSGHCPPVEVKAEDPLFLLYTSGSTGKPKGVLHTTAGYLVYTAMTHQYVFDYHDGDIYWCTADVGWVTGHSYILYGPLANGATTLMFEGIPTYPTISRFWEVIDKHKVNIFYTAPTAIRSLMGAGEEPVKKTKRKSLRLLGSVGEPINPEAWEWYHRVVGERRCPIVDTWWQTETGGILISPLPGATKLKPGSATRPFFGVKPELVDAEGKVLEGAAEGNLVIAESWPGQMRTVYGDHKRFEETYFATYPNKYFTGDGCRRDADGYYWITGRVDDVINVSGHRMGTAEVESALVAHPQVSEAAVVGYPHDIKGQGIYAYVTLMAGEKPSADLKKELVSYVRNEIGPIASPDLIQFAPGLPKTRSGKIMRRILRKIAEDEFGALGDTSTLADPAVVDDLIANRQNKRKAG, from the coding sequence ATGACCGAGATGATCTACGATGTGCCGGCTTCCTGGGCCAAGAAGGCATGGCTGAACGACGCCAAGTACAAGAAGATGTATGCGGCCTCGATCAAGGATCCGGACAAGTTCTGGGCGGAGCAGGGCAAGCGGATCGACTGGTTCAAGCCCTACAGCAAGGTCCGCAACGTCAGTTACAAGCCGGGCAAGGTCTCGATCAAATGGTTCGAGGACGGCACCACCAACGTCGCGTATAACTGCATCGACCGGCACCTCGCGACGCGGGCCAAGCAGACGGCGATCATCTGGGAGGGCGATGATCCCTCAGAGTCGAAGAAGATCAGCTATGGCCAGCTCTATACCGAGGTCTGCAAGTTCGCGAACGTGCTGAAGGCCAAGGGCGTTAAGAAGGGCGACCGGGTCACGATCTACCTGCCGATGATTCCCGAGGCGGCCTACGCCATGCTGGCCTGCGCCCGCATCGGTGCAATGCATTCGGTGGTATTCGGCGGCTTCTCGCCGGATTCGCTGGCGAGCCGCATCGAGGACTCCGATTCAAAGATCGTGATCACGGCCGATGAAGGCCTGCGCGGCGGCCGTGCCGTGCCGCTGAAGAAGAATGTCGATGCTGCCGACGACAAGGTGAAGGGCGGCATCGCCACGGTGATCGTGGTCAAGCGCACCGGTGGCAACGTCACCATGAAGGACGGCCGCGACGTCTGGTACCATGACGAGGCCGCTAAGGTCTCGGGCCATTGCCCGCCGGTCGAGGTCAAGGCCGAGGATCCGCTGTTCCTGCTCTACACCTCGGGTTCGACCGGCAAGCCCAAGGGCGTGCTGCATACGACCGCCGGCTATCTCGTCTACACCGCGATGACGCATCAATACGTCTTCGACTACCATGACGGCGACATCTACTGGTGCACCGCCGATGTCGGCTGGGTCACCGGCCACAGCTACATCCTCTATGGCCCGCTCGCCAACGGCGCGACGACGCTGATGTTCGAGGGCATCCCGACCTATCCGACGATCTCGCGTTTCTGGGAGGTCATCGACAAGCACAAGGTCAACATCTTCTACACCGCCCCGACCGCGATCCGCTCGCTGATGGGCGCCGGCGAAGAGCCGGTGAAGAAGACCAAGCGCAAGTCGCTGCGCCTGCTCGGCTCGGTCGGCGAGCCGATCAACCCCGAGGCCTGGGAGTGGTATCACCGCGTCGTCGGCGAGCGCCGCTGCCCGATCGTCGACACCTGGTGGCAGACCGAGACCGGCGGCATCCTGATCTCGCCGCTGCCGGGCGCGACAAAGCTCAAGCCCGGCTCAGCGACGCGGCCCTTCTTCGGGGTCAAGCCCGAGCTGGTCGACGCCGAAGGCAAGGTGCTGGAGGGCGCGGCCGAGGGCAATCTCGTCATCGCCGAGAGCTGGCCCGGCCAGATGCGCACGGTCTATGGCGACCATAAGCGCTTCGAGGAGACCTATTTCGCGACCTATCCGAACAAGTACTTCACCGGTGACGGCTGCCGGCGCGACGCCGACGGCTACTACTGGATCACCGGCCGCGTCGACGACGTGATCAACGTCTCCGGCCACCGGATGGGCACGGCCGAGGTCGAATCGGCGCTGGTCGCGCATCCCCAGGTCTCGGAGGCCGCGGTCGTCGGCTATCCGCACGACATCAAGGGGCAGGGCATCTACGCCTATGTCACGCTGATGGCGGGCGAGAAACCCTCGGCCGACCTGAAGAAGGAACTGGTCTCCTACGTCCGCAACGAGATCGGCCCGATCGCCTCGCCGGACCTGATCCAGTTCGCGCCCGGCCTGCCCAAGACCCGCTCCGGCAAGATCATGCGCCGCATCCTGCGCAAGATCGCTGAGGACGAGTTCGGCGCGCTCGGCGACACCTCGACGCTGGCCGATCCGGCCGTCGTCGACGACCTGATCGCCAACCGGCAGAACAAGCGCAAGGCGGGGTGA
- a CDS encoding EVE domain-containing protein, giving the protein MAHWLIKSEPSVFSWEDQVKAGAKGTHWDGVKNHTAKLNLIAMKKGDQVFFYHSNEGLEVVGIVEVIKEHYPWTEAGPPWVLVDFKAVKPLPKPVSLAAVKAEPKLAKMALVTSFRLSVQPVTNEEWALVCKMGGL; this is encoded by the coding sequence ATGGCGCACTGGTTGATCAAATCGGAACCCTCGGTGTTTTCCTGGGAGGACCAGGTCAAGGCCGGTGCCAAGGGCACGCATTGGGACGGGGTGAAGAACCACACCGCCAAGCTCAACCTGATAGCGATGAAGAAGGGCGACCAGGTCTTCTTCTACCATTCCAATGAGGGGCTCGAGGTCGTCGGCATCGTCGAGGTCATCAAGGAGCACTATCCCTGGACCGAGGCCGGCCCGCCCTGGGTGCTGGTCGACTTCAAGGCGGTGAAGCCCCTGCCGAAACCGGTCTCGCTCGCCGCGGTCAAGGCCGAGCCGAAGCTCGCCAAGATGGCGCTCGTCACCTCCTTCCGCCTTTCGGTTCAGCCGGTCACGAACGAGGAATGGGCGCTCGTCTGCAAGATGGGCGGGCTCTGA
- a CDS encoding L,D-transpeptidase family protein, with protein MRLMLKRIVILAVAGAALAVGLEFMQVFRVPPAVASTETQATRVVVEKAARRLTLERDGRVLARYAVALGPSPIGQKAREGDGRTPEGVYAVDFKHPRSRYHLALRISYPDARANEAARQAGVSPGSDIMIHGIRNGLGWLGRLHRERDWTDGCVAVTNAEIREIWSRVPEGTPVEIRP; from the coding sequence ATGAGGTTGATGCTGAAGCGCATCGTCATTCTCGCCGTTGCAGGAGCGGCTCTAGCTGTTGGCCTGGAGTTCATGCAGGTGTTCCGGGTGCCGCCGGCGGTCGCGTCAACCGAAACACAGGCGACGCGGGTCGTGGTCGAAAAAGCCGCCCGTCGGCTGACACTCGAACGCGATGGCCGGGTGCTCGCCCGTTATGCCGTCGCCCTCGGCCCGAGCCCGATCGGGCAAAAGGCGCGTGAAGGCGATGGACGCACGCCGGAAGGCGTCTACGCCGTCGATTTCAAACATCCGCGCAGCCGCTATCATCTGGCCCTGCGCATCTCCTATCCCGATGCGCGCGCGAACGAGGCGGCGCGGCAGGCCGGCGTCTCGCCCGGCAGCGACATCATGATCCATGGCATCCGCAATGGCCTCGGCTGGCTCGGCAGGCTGCATCGCGAACGCGACTGGACGGATGGCTGCGTTGCCGTCACCAATGCCGAGATTCGTGAGATCTGGTCGCGTGTTCCCGAAGGGACGCCGGTCGAGATCCGGCCATGA